One genomic segment of Blastocatellia bacterium includes these proteins:
- the atpA gene encoding F0F1 ATP synthase subunit alpha — translation MDKIRADEISDIIRRQIENFEATVAVDEIGTTIKVGDGIAEIYGLEKVMAGELLSLPHDVAGLALNLEEDKVGAVLFGEYHAIKEGDLVKRTRRIMQVPVGEALIGRVVDALGRPLDGRGPIVTDTYNPVERIAPGVVDRQPVKEPLQTGIKAIDSMIPIGRGQRELIIGDRQTGKTAVAIDTIINQKGKNVICIYVAIGQKQSTVAQVVKTLDDYGAMPYTIVVSATASDPAAMQYLAPYAGCAMGEYFMDRGQHALVIYDDLSKHAAAYREISLLLRRPPGREAYPGDVFYLHSRLLERAAKLNDENGGGSLTALPIIETQLGDVSAYIPTNVISITDGQIYLESDLFHSGIRPAINVGISVSRVGGNAQIKAMKQVAGTLRLELAQFRELAAFAQFGSELDKVTLAQLNRGRRLTELLKQGQYQPLEVEKQVLVIWAGTNGYLDDIAVEDVKKFEDGLLRFVENSRGSLLEKIRTRKAIDDEIKHELEQAVSEFRDRFMAEASAGRSSLVAGA, via the coding sequence ATGGACAAAATCAGAGCAGATGAAATCAGCGACATCATACGACGGCAAATAGAAAATTTTGAGGCGACGGTCGCCGTTGACGAAATTGGCACGACGATCAAGGTGGGCGACGGGATCGCCGAAATTTATGGCCTGGAGAAAGTCATGGCCGGCGAATTGCTCTCATTGCCGCATGACGTGGCAGGACTGGCGTTGAATCTGGAGGAAGATAAGGTCGGCGCCGTCTTGTTCGGCGAGTACCACGCCATCAAGGAAGGCGACCTGGTCAAACGGACACGCCGCATCATGCAAGTGCCTGTTGGCGAGGCGCTGATTGGCCGCGTGGTTGATGCGCTGGGACGGCCACTGGATGGACGCGGACCGATTGTCACCGATACGTACAATCCGGTTGAACGCATCGCGCCCGGCGTGGTGGATCGTCAACCGGTGAAAGAACCGTTACAGACCGGCATCAAGGCGATTGATAGCATGATCCCGATCGGCCGCGGCCAACGCGAGCTCATCATCGGGGACCGCCAAACCGGCAAAACAGCCGTCGCCATTGATACAATCATCAATCAAAAGGGCAAAAACGTCATCTGTATCTATGTGGCGATTGGCCAGAAGCAGTCAACCGTCGCTCAAGTGGTCAAAACGCTTGACGACTATGGCGCGATGCCCTACACCATCGTCGTATCGGCGACGGCCTCAGACCCAGCGGCGATGCAGTATTTGGCTCCTTACGCCGGCTGCGCGATGGGCGAATACTTCATGGATCGTGGTCAACATGCGTTGGTCATTTATGATGACCTCTCCAAGCACGCTGCCGCCTACCGCGAAATTTCGCTGTTGCTGCGCCGGCCGCCGGGACGAGAAGCGTATCCAGGTGACGTCTTCTATCTGCACTCACGGTTGCTGGAACGCGCCGCAAAACTCAACGATGAGAACGGCGGCGGATCGCTCACCGCGCTGCCGATCATTGAAACTCAATTGGGCGACGTATCGGCCTACATTCCGACCAACGTCATTTCCATCACCGACGGTCAGATTTACCTGGAATCAGACCTGTTCCATAGCGGCATTCGACCGGCGATTAACGTGGGCATTTCGGTCTCGCGCGTGGGCGGCAACGCTCAGATCAAAGCGATGAAGCAGGTGGCTGGCACGCTTCGACTGGAGCTGGCTCAGTTCCGTGAGTTAGCGGCATTCGCTCAATTCGGTTCAGAATTGGATAAGGTCACGTTGGCTCAGTTGAATCGCGGACGCCGGCTCACCGAGCTGCTCAAACAAGGGCAATACCAACCACTGGAAGTCGAAAAGCAAGTGCTCGTCATCTGGGCTGGCACGAACGGTTACCTTGATGACATCGCCGTTGAAGATGTGAAAAAGTTTGAAGACGGTTTGCTGCGCTTTGTGGAAAACAGTCGAGGCAGCTTGCTGGAAAAAATCCGAACGCGCAAGGCGATTGATGACGAGATCAAACACGAGCTGGAGCAGGCGGTCAGCGAATTTCGGGATCGCTTCATGGCCGAAGCAAGTGCCGGCCGTTCGTCGCTGGTTGCCGGCGCATAG
- the atpG gene encoding ATP synthase F1 subunit gamma: MPSIQDLRRRIRAVKSMQQVTRAMKLVAAAKLRRAQGRVIAARPYANKMVEVLRDLSERAEGYSHPLLEQRDDQHYLLVLITADRGLCGAFNTNLIRAAQQFLREHQDKHVELITIGRRGRDFFRRRNVPIRQEYLNVTAKNVEFFDAQRIAQELIQLFSDREQGIDRVYLLYNEFKSVMSQRVVVDQLLPLGGFARQEEPAKEIFVDYLYEQPPAEIFGSLLPHYIETQVYRALLESTASEHGARMVAMDSATNNAKELIDSLTLTMNRARQGFITKEIIEIVSGAKALEEMSA, encoded by the coding sequence ATGCCAAGCATTCAAGATTTGCGACGACGCATCCGCGCGGTCAAAAGCATGCAGCAAGTAACGCGAGCTATGAAACTGGTCGCGGCGGCCAAGCTGCGGCGCGCGCAGGGCCGGGTCATTGCCGCGCGCCCATACGCCAACAAAATGGTGGAAGTGTTGCGCGACCTCTCTGAACGCGCTGAGGGCTACTCACACCCGCTGCTGGAGCAACGCGACGATCAGCATTATCTGCTGGTGTTGATCACCGCTGATCGAGGTCTGTGTGGCGCTTTCAACACAAATTTGATCCGCGCTGCTCAACAATTTCTCCGCGAGCATCAGGATAAACACGTTGAGCTGATCACCATCGGGCGACGCGGACGCGATTTCTTCCGGCGACGGAATGTTCCGATTCGGCAAGAGTACCTGAACGTCACGGCCAAAAATGTCGAGTTCTTCGACGCGCAACGCATTGCGCAGGAACTGATCCAACTCTTCTCCGACCGCGAGCAAGGGATTGACCGCGTCTACCTGCTCTACAATGAATTCAAATCGGTCATGTCACAACGCGTCGTCGTTGATCAACTGCTTCCGCTTGGCGGATTCGCCCGGCAAGAAGAACCGGCCAAGGAGATATTTGTTGACTACCTCTACGAGCAACCGCCGGCTGAGATCTTTGGCAGTCTTCTTCCTCACTACATTGAAACGCAGGTGTATCGCGCGTTGCTGGAGTCAACGGCATCGGAGCACGGCGCGCGCATGGTCGCTATGGATTCAGCGACCAATAACGCTAAAGAACTGATTGATAGCTTAACGTTGACGATGAACCGCGCCCGTCAAGGGTTCATCACCAAGGAAATCATCGAAATCGTCAGCGGCGCCAAAGCTCTGGAAGAAATGTCTGCTTAA